A window of Bacteroidota bacterium genomic DNA:
ATTTTCTGAAGATGTTCGGCTGAACCCGGTTTTGATTTTAAATTTTCCCTGAACTCAGGTTTGATAACATGAAGAAACGTATAGGGATTTTCAGAAAGTTTGCTTGAGAGTTGCGCAGCGTTATATCCATCCACCGAACGCGAAGCCACCAAATGTACTTTATCTTTTGCCGGGCGAATTCCTTTGAAAGGTTTTATAACAGCCATACACACGAAATGAAATAATGGCGAATTTACTAATTCATATATTCGCATATTCAATTATTATGGATTTAGAATTTAACAAGAACGAAGACAAAATGAAGCAACTTATTTCCGCTATGGAAAAAAAGTTGGAAAAAATTTATTTGGGCGGAGGGAAAAATAAAATTGAGAAGCAGCATGAGCAAGGAAAACTTTCTGCACGCGAGCGCATAGAATATTTGCTTGACAAAGATTTACCTCAAATTGAGATTGGCGCTTTTGCAGGTGATGGAATGTATCTTGAAGAAGTTGGTCTCAATCCTGACAAAGTCGGGAGCGGCTGCCCTGCCGGAGGAACGGTTGTTGTGATTGGATATGTGCGGGGAAAACAATGTATCGTAGTTGCGAACGATGCCACGGTAAAAGCAGGCGCATGGTTTCCGATTACCGGAAAGAAAAATTTGCGCGCGCAGGAAATCGCAATGGAAAATCGCTTGCCAATAATTTATTTAGTTGACAGCGCAGGAGTTTTTCTTCCCAAGCAGGATGAAATTTTTCCAGACAAAGAACACTTTGGAAGAATTTTCCGCAACAACGCAATCATGTCGAGTATGGGAATTACACAGATTGCCGCCATCATGGGAAGTTGCGTTGCAGGCGGAGCGTATTTGCCCATCATGAGCGATGAAGCGCTGATTGTAAATAAAACAGGAACTATTTTTCTTGCCGGAAGTTACCTGGTGAAAGCCGCTATAGGAGAAAATATTGACAACGAAACTTTGGGCGGAGCAACCACTCACTGTGAAATTTCAGGAGTGACGGATTATAAATGCAAAGACGATAAAGATTGTTTGGATAAAATAAAAAACATTGTAGATAAAATTGGCGACTATAAAAAAGCCGGATTCAGCAGAGCAGAAGCGAAGCAACCTGAAAAGAAGCCCGAAGAAATTTTCGGAATCATTCCGGATGCAAGCACAAAACAATTCGATATGCGGGAAGTGATAGAAAGATTGGTTGATGCTTCGGCAATGGAAGAATACAAGGAAGATTACGGCATGAGCATCATTTGCTGTTATGCGCGCATAGATGGCTGGGCGGTCGGTATTGTTGCAAATCAACGGAAAGTTGTGAAGAGTAAAAAAGGAGAAATGCAATTTGGCGGTGTGATTTATTCCGATTCGGCAGACAAAGCCACGCGCTTCATCATGAACTGCAATCAGAAAAAAATTCCGCTCGTGTTTCTGCAGGACGTTACAGGATTTATGGTGGGTTCCCGTTCTGAGCACGGAGGAATTATTAAAGATGGCGCAAAGATGGTGAATGCAGTTGCAAATTCCGTAGTGCCGAAGTTTACTGTGATTGCAGGAAATTCATATGGCGCGGGAAATTATGCCATGTGCGGAAAAGCATACGACCCGCGGTTAATTGTTGCATGGCCCACTTCTAAAATTGCCGTGATGGGCGGAGAGCAGGCGGCAAAAGTTTTGGTGCAGATAGAAATTGCAACGCTGAAAGCAAAAGGCGAAAAGATTACTCCTGAAAAAGAAAGTGAACTCTTCAACAAAATAAAAGACCGCTACGATTCGCAAACTTCTCCCTATTATGCGGCAGCACGGCTTTGGGTAGATGCAGTCATCAATCCGCTCGATACGCGTAAATGGATTTCAATGGGAATTGAAATGGCGAATCATGCTCCGGTTAAAAAGAAATTTAATGTGGGAGTAATTCAAACATGAAGATTCAATAGGAACTCCATCGTATTTATTCCATCCGCATAATCCCAAAGTTCCGGAGATTGCGATTGTCCGAACGCTACCGTTGGTCGGGATTTAAAATCCCGACCAGCAACTATGCACTGAATAGTTGACTTTTCTTTTTCTAATCTTTTCAGAAGCTCTTCTTTGCTTTCATACCGCTCGTAAAATAAATTTGCAACAGGCGAAGCAATCCGTTTATCTTCTTTCAGTAATAAAAAATTATTATCGAAAAACTTTTCTTTGTTCAGCAGGTAAATGCTGCGGTAATAAGTATAGTTGTTGTAATATTTATTGTGATGAATCACATCGCTAAAATCAATAATGGCAGAAAAGAATTTATCCAAGTCGTAATTCTGCGGAATAAAAACCTTTGAAACGTTTCTGCATCCCAATCCAAAATACTGAAAAATATCTTCGCCCAGGTTTTGTAAATCTTCTTTCGTTTCCTTTCCGTCAAGTATGGCAACTGCATTTCTGTTTTTCCGAATGATATGAGGAAAGTTGGAAAAGTAATATTCAAAATAGCGCGCACTGTTGTTGCTGCCGGTGGCAATGAAGGCAGATGTCCTTTCCCTGAAGCCGTGCCTGCCGGCAGGCAGGGGAGAATCAGAGGAAACAAATAGTATGTTGTTTTTGAATTCCGGCTCAATCCCAATCACTATTTCTGAAACTGCCGGCAAAAGAAATCTATCTTCCGAAGAAAGTTTCCCCACGCAACTATTTCCGCTCATCAGCACGCATAAAAAATCGTGAAAACCAACCAAAGGAATATTTCCTGCCATGATAACTCCAATGCGATGGTTGATGGTTGATGGTTGATGGTTGATGGAATAGGATGAAATCCATTTTCTGATTTTATCTTCTGCAAGCATTTCCCCGATAGAATTAATAGCAAGCAAAATATTTTCTTCCGTAAACCAGCCGTTATGTTTTTCTGCTTTATGAATTGCCTGTAACAGATTGTCTTCTGGTTTCTTCCTGAGAATTTCTCCAAGTTTTGCAAAAGCGACAATTCTTTTTTCTAAATTCATAGTGCAAAATTATTTTTTAATATCTTTGTTTCACATTTAATAAATTATTAACTTTCAACTATGGCAATTA
This region includes:
- a CDS encoding acyl-CoA carboxylase subunit beta is translated as MDLEFNKNEDKMKQLISAMEKKLEKIYLGGGKNKIEKQHEQGKLSARERIEYLLDKDLPQIEIGAFAGDGMYLEEVGLNPDKVGSGCPAGGTVVVIGYVRGKQCIVVANDATVKAGAWFPITGKKNLRAQEIAMENRLPIIYLVDSAGVFLPKQDEIFPDKEHFGRIFRNNAIMSSMGITQIAAIMGSCVAGGAYLPIMSDEALIVNKTGTIFLAGSYLVKAAIGENIDNETLGGATTHCEISGVTDYKCKDDKDCLDKIKNIVDKIGDYKKAGFSRAEAKQPEKKPEEIFGIIPDASTKQFDMREVIERLVDASAMEEYKEDYGMSIICCYARIDGWAVGIVANQRKVVKSKKGEMQFGGVIYSDSADKATRFIMNCNQKKIPLVFLQDVTGFMVGSRSEHGGIIKDGAKMVNAVANSVVPKFTVIAGNSYGAGNYAMCGKAYDPRLIVAWPTSKIAVMGGEQAAKVLVQIEIATLKAKGEKITPEKESELFNKIKDRYDSQTSPYYAAARLWVDAVINPLDTRKWISMGIEMANHAPVKKKFNVGVIQT
- a CDS encoding acyl-CoA reductase; amino-acid sequence: MNLEKRIVAFAKLGEILRKKPEDNLLQAIHKAEKHNGWFTEENILLAINSIGEMLAEDKIRKWISSYSINHQPSTINHRIGVIMAGNIPLVGFHDFLCVLMSGNSCVGKLSSEDRFLLPAVSEIVIGIEPEFKNNILFVSSDSPLPAGRHGFRERTSAFIATGSNNSARYFEYYFSNFPHIIRKNRNAVAILDGKETKEDLQNLGEDIFQYFGLGCRNVSKVFIPQNYDLDKFFSAIIDFSDVIHHNKYYNNYTYYRSIYLLNKEKFFDNNFLLLKEDKRIASPVANLFYERYESKEELLKRLEKEKSTIQCIVAGRDFKSRPTVAFGQSQSPELWDYADGINTMEFLLNLHV